Within Sinorhizobium sp. RAC02, the genomic segment GGAGATTACCGAGCGCGAGGGCATGCCGGCCTACGAGGTCTCCAACCATGCCCGCCCTGGCTCCGAAAGCCGCCACAACCTCACCTACTGGCGCTATGGCGACTATGTCGGCATCGGCCCCGGCGCGCATGGCCGGTTGACGACCGGTGGCGCGAAGATCGCGACCGCCACGGAACGGCGGCCGGAAGGCTGGCTTGAACTGGTTGAGGCAGAGGGCCACGGCATGGTCGAGCAAGAACTGCTGGAGCGCGAGGCGCAGTCGGACGAGTTGCTGCTGATGGGGCTGCGCCTCAAGGAGGGCATCGATCTCGTCCGCTGGCAGATGCTGTCTGGTCGCGACCTGGATCCGGATCGCGAACAGTTTCTTATCGATCACGGCTTCATCGAGCGGCTCGGCAATTCGCGGCTGCGCTGTACACCGGCCGGCATGCTGATCCTCGACGCGGTCGTTGCCGATCTCGCCTGCTGAGCCGCCTCAGCTCTTGGCGTCAGAGCCGATCGGCCGACGCTTCTCCAGAAACATCCGCACGAGCCGCCCGTCGATCGCTGCGAGCCCGACGGCGATCAGTGCCATGCCGGCAAAATGTTTTGGCGCCAGCATCTCGCCCAGCACCAGCGCGCCGAGCAGGATGGCGCTGACCGGAATGAGGAAGGTGACGAGCATCAGGTTCGTTGCCCCCGCTGTCGCAAGAATGCGGAAGAAGATGACATAGGCGAGTGCGGTGGCGAGGAAGGCGAGGCCGAAGAGCGCCGCCCAGGCTTCCGCCGACGGCATGGCGAGTGTCCACGGCCGATCGACCACCAGGGCCACAGGCAGCATCAGCAGCGCCGACGTCGTCACCTGCCCTGCGGCCGGCAGCAGCGGCGGCAGGCCCATGCTGCGGAAGCGACGGCCGAAGATGCCGGCGATCGAATAGGAGACGGCGCCGCCGAGCACGGCGAGCTGCGCCAGCACGTTCGTGCCAAGATCGGAGAGCACCGAGGGACCGATCATCAGCGCGACACCGGCAAAGCCGACGAGCACGCCGACCAACCTGCCTCCCGTCATCTTCTCGTCCTGCGTCAGCAGATGGGCGGCGATCACGGCGAAGAGTGGCGTGGTCGCGTTGAGGATCGACGCGAGGCCGCTTGCAATATGCGTCTGCCCCCAGACGATCAGCGAAAAGGGGATGATGTTGTTGAGCACCCCCATGCCGAGGAAAGCGAGCCAGACCTCCTTGCTGCGCGGAATGGCGTGGCCGGAGAGACGAACAATGGTCCAGAGGGCGATGGCCGCCAGCGCCACGCGCGCCGCGACAATGGTGAGTGTCGGCAGCTCACGCACGAGGATGCCGTTGAACAGGAACGAGCCGCCCCAGAGGATCGACAAGGCGATGAGCAGGCCCCATTCGGTGGTGGTCATGTAGCGGTTCGCCATAACGGCCTCCTAAGCGATTTTTTCTAAATCAAGCGGGATATCCGAGTGTCAAAACCCGGCGTTGGCGCTATAATTCGCCGTCTTTTCGCTTCGCACAAACGATCATATTTCGGGGAAACAGCGAGGAAAACTAAATCATGAGCAACCGCCTTCCTTCCCTGTCCGGCCTGCGCGCCTTCGAGGCGACGGCGCGCCATTTGAGCGTCACGCTCGCTGCCGGCGAACTCAACGTCACGCCCGGTGCGGTGAGCCTGCAGATCCGCGACCTGGAGCAGGCGCTTGGCGTGCGCCTGTTCGACCGGCTACCGCGCCAGCTCAGGCTGAAGGAGGATGGTGAGGGCTATTTCAAGGCCATGCGTTCGGCCTTCCGGCTGATGCGGGAGGCGACGGACGAGTTGCTGGCCCGTGCCCGGCCGGCGCCGCTCTCGATCAGCTGCACGCCGACCTTCGCGGCGCAATGGCTCGTGCCGCGACTGCCGAATTTCGAGGAGCGCATGCCTGGCGTCGACATCCGGATCAGTGCCTCGAACCGCCTGGTCGATTTCGTGCGGGACGGCGTCGATATTGCGATCCGCCATGGCTTCGGCCGCTACCAGGGCCTCGTCAGTGAGCGCCTGCTTGACGACGATCTCGTGCCCGTCATCGCGCCGGCATTGCGCGAGACCAGGCCGCTCGACACGCCGGACGATCTCGTGAACCATGTCCTGATCCACGACGTGCACCGGCAGGACTGGCGGCTCTGGCTGGAGGCGATGGGCGTGACCGAGATCGACGCCATGCGCGGGCCTGTGTTCAACGACAGCAACGGCGCAATCGAGGCGGTGAAGGCGGGCGATGGGGTCGGGCTGGTACGGCTGTCGCTGGTGGCGCGTGAAATTCAGGAACGCCGGCTCGTGGCACCATTTTCACGCGGCGTCTCGACGGGTCTTGCCTATTACATCGTCTACCCGCCAGGTGCGCTTGACCGGCCGGCGGTCACGGCGCTGCGGCAATGGCTGACGGACGAGGCCCGCGCCGTGCGCGGAAGCTGACCGAGGACAGGAAGTCGGCTCAATCCGGAAAGTCTTCCATCCGCTGCATGTAGGTCTGGAACCCCGCCCGGGAATAAACCGCCTGCGCCTTCGGATGATCATTCGTGTCGGTGTGAAGCCAGATGCGCCGTGTCCCCGCGCGCCAGACCGCGTTCAGGGCATTTGCGAGCAGGAAAGGCCCGAGCCGTCGGCCATAGGCCGCCGGAACCAGGCCGAAATGCGTAAGCTCGATATCCTCGGCCTCGGCGGCGTCGAATTCACAAAGGCCGACCGGCTGCCCCTCCTCTCTCAGGATGAAGGTGCGCGTGGATGGGGCTGACAGGAACTGCGCGACCTCCTCCGCCGGCATGCGAAGACGCAGGTCCCAGGTGAGCGGCTCGCCGATGGTGCGATAGAGCGACAGATAGTCTTCCACCGACGGATGCTCGGCACGGATTTCCAGATTGGCGGAGGGCGCCGGGTGAACCGCCGCACTCGACGGCTGCGTACACAATTCCATGTAGGTGACGAGGAGATTCATGCCGCGGCCTCATGTGCCTGCCAAAAGCAGAACGCTGTGCCCGTCCTAAGACCGTGCACAGCGTTCATGCATCCTATGGCGATCGAAGCGCCTATTCGTTGATCAGGCGCTTCAGCAGCTCGATCTCGTGGCTGAGCTTGGTGTCGCCCGAGATCAGGTCCTCGATCTTGCGCACGGCGTGCAGCACGGTCGTGTGATCGCGTCCGCCGAAGCGGCGGCCGATTTCCGGGAAGGAACGCGGCGTCAGCGTCTTCGACAGATACATGGCGATCTGGCGCGGCTTGACGATGACGCGCGTGCGGCGGTTCGAGACCAGCTCCTGGCGCGACACGTTGTAATGTTTCGCAACGACGCGC encodes:
- the gcvA gene encoding transcriptional regulator GcvA, translated to MSNRLPSLSGLRAFEATARHLSVTLAAGELNVTPGAVSLQIRDLEQALGVRLFDRLPRQLRLKEDGEGYFKAMRSAFRLMREATDELLARARPAPLSISCTPTFAAQWLVPRLPNFEERMPGVDIRISASNRLVDFVRDGVDIAIRHGFGRYQGLVSERLLDDDLVPVIAPALRETRPLDTPDDLVNHVLIHDVHRQDWRLWLEAMGVTEIDAMRGPVFNDSNGAIEAVKAGDGVGLVRLSLVAREIQERRLVAPFSRGVSTGLAYYIVYPPGALDRPAVTALRQWLTDEARAVRGS
- a CDS encoding GNAT family N-acetyltransferase, whose product is MNLLVTYMELCTQPSSAAVHPAPSANLEIRAEHPSVEDYLSLYRTIGEPLTWDLRLRMPAEEVAQFLSAPSTRTFILREEGQPVGLCEFDAAEAEDIELTHFGLVPAAYGRRLGPFLLANALNAVWRAGTRRIWLHTDTNDHPKAQAVYSRAGFQTYMQRMEDFPD
- a CDS encoding DMT family transporter, whose amino-acid sequence is MANRYMTTTEWGLLIALSILWGGSFLFNGILVRELPTLTIVAARVALAAIALWTIVRLSGHAIPRSKEVWLAFLGMGVLNNIIPFSLIVWGQTHIASGLASILNATTPLFAVIAAHLLTQDEKMTGGRLVGVLVGFAGVALMIGPSVLSDLGTNVLAQLAVLGGAVSYSIAGIFGRRFRSMGLPPLLPAAGQVTTSALLMLPVALVVDRPWTLAMPSAEAWAALFGLAFLATALAYVIFFRILATAGATNLMLVTFLIPVSAILLGALVLGEMLAPKHFAGMALIAVGLAAIDGRLVRMFLEKRRPIGSDAKS